In the genome of Lysobacter sp. BMK333-48F3, the window CAAGTTCTTCACCTCGCTGACCCTGGGCGGGATGCTGGTCGGCTACGTGGTCGGCCTGATCGTGATTCCGCGCTTCATCTCGCAGGAGCGCTACCTCAGCGTGTCGGCGGTGCTCGGCGTGCTGCTGACCATCGGCGCGTTCGCCACCCACGGCTATGTCTCGGTCGGCTTCGTCGCCGCGCTGGGCTTCGCCAACGCGATGATGTGGCCGGCGATCTTCCCGCTCGGCATCCGCGCGCTCGGCCGCCATACCGAAGTCGGCTCGGCGATCATGATCATGGGCATCGCCGGCGGCGCGGTGATTCCGCAGCTGTACGCGGTGCTCAAGCAGCACATGGACTTCCAGCTGGTGTTCCTGCTGCTGATGGTGCCGTGCTACCTGTACATCCTGTACTTCGCCCAGGCCGGCCACCGGGTCGGGCTGCGCCAGCGCGCCGCCGCCGCGAACGCGGCCGTGGCAGCGCCGAACTGAAGCCCCGCCGGGCGCCGGGCCGGCCCGCGACGGGCCGGCCGGCCGCCGCGGCGCCGGCAGCGAACGCCCGGTCAACTATTCACCGCGGCGCGCGGTTCGCGCCCAAGCGTGAAATCGCCGCTGGCTGCCGACCCGACGCTTCGGTATCGTGCACACAATGAATGCGCCGCCTCCCCACGCCGGCGCGCTCGCGCCCTCCGGGGCGCCGACCGCGCGCGCGCTGCGTTACCTGATCCGTGTGCCCCTGCTGCTGTGGCATGTGCTCGTCCACCTGCCGCTGGTGTTGCTGCTGTCCTCGCCGCTGACCGGCCGCATCCGGATCGGCGCGGAAAGCCTGGAGCACCGGCTGATCCGGGCCTGGTCGGCCGGGCTGATGCGGATCTTCGGCTTCCAGCTGCGCCGCATCGGCACCCCGCTGCCGGGCGCGACCTTGTTCGTGGCCAACCACGTCAGCTGGGTCGACATCGAGATCCTGCACAGCCAGCGCATGATGGGCTTCGTCGCCAAGCGCGAGATCGCCGGCTGGCCGGTGGTCGGCTGGCTGGCCGCGCGCGGCGAGACCATCTTCCACCGCCGCGGCAGCACCGAATCGCTGGGCGGGGTGCTGCACGAGATGCTGTCGCGCCTGCGCGCGGGGCGTTCGGTCGGCGTGTTTCCCGAAGGCGGCACCCGCGGCGGGCGCGAGATCGGCCCGTTCCACGCCCGCATCTTCCTGGCCGCGGTCGAGGCCGGGGTGCCGGTGCAGCCGGTGGCGCTGCGCTACGGCGAGGGCGGCAGCGCCCAGACCGTGGTCGCGTTCCAGGACAAGGAAAGCTTCTTCGCCAACTTCCTGCGCCTGCTCGGCGAACCCGGCCGGCTGGCCGAGATCCATTTCCTGACTCCGATCGGCCCGGGCGAGGCCGACGGGCGCCGCCGCATCGCCGAACTGGCGCGGCAGCGCATCCTCGAGGCGATGGCGGGCTGAGGCCGTGCTGACCGCCTCCGACTACGCGCCGCCGCGTTGGCTCCGCAACGCGCACGTGCAGTCGCTGCTGGGCTCCAGCCCGTTGCGCCGGCGCCGCGCCGAACAGCGCCTGGCGCAGGCCGGCGCGAGCACCGAGTCGCACCTGATCGAGACCGCCGAGGGCGTACGCCTGCACGGCCTGCACAGCTGGATGCCCGGCGTGCGCAGCCGCGGCCTGGTGCTGCTGCTGCACGGCTGGGAAGGCAGCGCCGAATCCAATTACATGCGCCTGACCGCGGCGCAGCTGCTGGCGCGCGGTTTCGAGGTGTTCCGGCTCAACTTCCGCGACCACGGCGACACCCACCACCTCAACGAAGGCCTGTTCCACTCCAACCGCATCGACGAGGTGGTGCAGGCGGCGCTGGAAATCGCCCGGCGCTTTCCCGGCCGGCCGTTGTCGGTGGCGGGCTATTCGCTCGGCGGCAACTTCGCCCTGCGCCTGGCCTTGCGCGCGCCGCAGGCCGGCCTGGAGCTGACCCACGTCGCCTCGGTCTGCCCGGTCCTGGACCCGGCCCGGACCATGGACGCGATGGAAGCCGGCCTGCCGGTGTACCTGTGGTATTTCGAGCGCAAGTGGCGCGGCTCGCTGGCGCGCAAGCGCGCGCTGTTCCCGGCCCTGCACGACTTCGACGACCGCACCCTGGGCCTGAGCATGCGCCCGCTGACTCAGTGGATGGTCGAGCGGCATACCGACTTCGGCACCTTGGACCGCTATTTCGACGGCTATTCGATCGCCCGCGAGCGCCTGGCCGCGCTGGCGGTGCCGGCCAGCATCCTGATGGCCGCCGACGACCCGGTGATTCCGCTGGCCGGCTTCCGCGAGCTGGTCCTGCCGGCGCATGCGCGGCTGGAGATCGCGCCCTGGGGCGGACACTGCGGTTTCCTCGAGAACGCGAGCCTGGACGGTTTCGCCGAGCGCTGGATCGCCGACCGCCTGGCCGCCCTCGCCGCGGCTTGAGCGCGGCCCGGAGAACGGTGCGCGCCCGCAGCCGCGCGACAGAGTCGGCGGACGGGTCCGGGGAAATGGGCCGCGGGGCCCCTACAATGGCCGGTCTACCCTCAGCCGAAGCAAGCGCAATGTACGAACCCATCCTCGAGGCCCTGCGCCGCAGCGACGCGGCCCAGGCCGTGATCGCGGCCGAACAGGCCGTGGCCGCCGATCCGCAAGACGTCGGCGCGCACCGCCTGCACGCCGCCGCGCTGCGCTTGAACGGCGACCCGGCCTCGGCCCTGGCGGCGCTGGACCGGGCCATCGGCCTGGCCCCGGAGGATGCGCAACTGCATCTGGAGCGGGCCGGCGCCCTGCTCGACGGGCGCCAGCTCGACCAGGCCCAGGCCGCGCTGGCCCAGGCCATCGGCCTGGACCCGAACCAGTTCCCGGCCTACGTCATGCGCGCCCATCTGGCGATCGCCCGCGGCGATTTGGACGAGGCCGAGCGGCTCGGCCGCACCGCGGCGCGGATCGCGCCGAACCACCCGCAGGTGGCGGCGGTCGAG includes:
- a CDS encoding alpha/beta fold hydrolase, with protein sequence MTASDYAPPRWLRNAHVQSLLGSSPLRRRRAEQRLAQAGASTESHLIETAEGVRLHGLHSWMPGVRSRGLVLLLHGWEGSAESNYMRLTAAQLLARGFEVFRLNFRDHGDTHHLNEGLFHSNRIDEVVQAALEIARRFPGRPLSVAGYSLGGNFALRLALRAPQAGLELTHVASVCPVLDPARTMDAMEAGLPVYLWYFERKWRGSLARKRALFPALHDFDDRTLGLSMRPLTQWMVERHTDFGTLDRYFDGYSIARERLAALAVPASILMAADDPVIPLAGFRELVLPAHARLEIAPWGGHCGFLENASLDGFAERWIADRLAALAAA
- a CDS encoding lysophospholipid acyltransferase family protein yields the protein MNAPPPHAGALAPSGAPTARALRYLIRVPLLLWHVLVHLPLVLLLSSPLTGRIRIGAESLEHRLIRAWSAGLMRIFGFQLRRIGTPLPGATLFVANHVSWVDIEILHSQRMMGFVAKREIAGWPVVGWLAARGETIFHRRGSTESLGGVLHEMLSRLRAGRSVGVFPEGGTRGGREIGPFHARIFLAAVEAGVPVQPVALRYGEGGSAQTVVAFQDKESFFANFLRLLGEPGRLAEIHFLTPIGPGEADGRRRIAELARQRILEAMAG